The DNA window GCGGCATGGGCCTCGCTGGCCGCCGCTCGCAGCCGGTCGAGTTGCTGTCGGAGGTCCTTGCGGATGCGCTGGAGGAGGATCGCTTTCTGGCTCATCGGACGGGGTCGTCAGCCTTGCGTGGAATCGCTTCCCGCGCAAGATCGGGGCGGATGAAAGTATATGCCTACAAGAGCTGCGACAGTTGTCGCAAGGCGGTGCGATGGCTGAAGGACAAGGGCATCGGATTCGAGGAGATTCCTATCCGGGAGACTCCGCCAACTCGGACCGAACTGAAGACGATGCTCAAGGCCTACGGTGGTGACCTCCGCCGGTTGTTCAACACCGCAGGCGGCGACTACCGCTCGCTTGGACTCAAGGACCGGATCGCCACCATGACCGAGGACGAGGCGTTCTCGTTGCTCGAAGGGAACGGCAATCTGGTGAAGCGTCCGTTCGCGGTCGGAAAAGGCGTCGCGCTTGTGGGCTTCCGGCCCGATGATTGGGAGAAGGCGCTCGCCTGATCACTCGGCATTGGCCTGCTTCCGCAGCTGCTCGAGCCGTGACAAGGGCTTCTCGACTTTCGGAGCTTCGGTCACGGGTTTGGGAGCTTCCTTTTTCGGCTCGTCTTTCTTCTCAGGTGCGGCGGGTCGGGGCTTGTCGATCCGCAGGGTTCCGCCTTGCGCGCATTGGTGAAGCACCTCGCCGCCACCATCGGGAATCCGGATGCGGAGGAAAAGGCCACTGTGTTTGCCGACCGCCGCGTCGGGCGCCACGGTCACCGGGAAAGTGAGCGACTCCACGCCTTTCTGGAATTCAAGAGGTGCGGTGGACGTGCCGTGAGGCAGTCCGACGAGCTCCGCCGTGGCGGTGCCCTCGAATTCCCGGGATTGCTCCAGTTTGCAGACGACGGCCGTGTCGCGTCCCTGCTCCGTTGCTCCGAGGTCAATGCTGGCGGTCAGCCACGGTTCAGCCACACGCAAGACAACGAACTCGCTCGAGACGATCACCGGGCCCTTCGGGGTTTCGGCCTCGCCGAGGATGCAGATCTTCCATTCGCCGGCGGGGGCCTCGGGGGTGGCGTTGATCTCGTAGGTGGCTTCCGACTTGTCGCCCTCCATGGCGACCGTGTCCTGGGCGCCGATGCCCGGAGGTTTCCAGAGCATCCTCAGAGTGATCTTCTGATTGAAACCCTCGCCGCGGTCGGCGCGGACCTTCAGCCGGATCGTTCCTCGGGGGACGATCGGCGCGGGCGGGGTCTCGACCCGGATGTGGAACGGTGCCTCCTCGATCACGGCGACAGCGACCTGTTCCGAGTCCGAACTGTGGTAGGCACCTTGATTGTTGATGTCGATGTGGTGGATCTGCTCGTTCAACGGCCCGGACACCTGGGGAATCTTTTCGCCGGTCGCGTGGATCCGGAACTGATGGTAACCGCCTTCGACCGGAGCATCGGCGGCGGCGCGGAACAGAAGCGGGAAGTTGTTCAGCGAGCGGGGGACCGGCGGTACCTCCATCGTCACGCCGGCAGGTAGTGAGAGAGCCTCGAAGCGGACATCGCAGCCGAGGTTCTTGCGAGTGATGTTGACCGGTGTCGCGTAGAGATTGCCGCGCGGGACACAGATCATCTTCCGCGCCTGCGTGTTGTTTCGTTCGGCAGTCGGGAAGCTCGCGGATATGGCCGGCGTGCGCTTGTTGATCTCGACCCGGTAAACGAAGTCCGGTCCCGAGCGCATCAGCTTGTCCCGGACATTCAGCAAATACTCACCGTCCGCAGGGCACTTCCACGGGAGAATCGAGTCGAGTCCACCCTGGTCGTCATTGTTGGCGAGGCCCTTGCCGGAAGCGTCGCGGAGGATGAGGACGGAGTCGATCGGTGAGCGGAGTTCCCGACCGATCACCCGGATCTCGAGATTCTCGTCCTTCTTGGCGGTGAATCGGAACCAATCGACATCCGACTTCTTCGACAGGATGCCATGAATCGCGCAGGGCGCGGCGGGCGCGGTGTTGGCTTCCTTGCTGCCGTCATTCGGCTCCTGCTCCTCGATGCTCTCGAGGTTCGAGATTCCGATCCAGTTCGGCGAGGTCGAGCGCTTTCCTTCGGTCTCCGCATAGATGGGGAAATGTCCCGCCGCATCGGGCG is part of the Haloferula helveola genome and encodes:
- a CDS encoding arsenate reductase family protein, producing MKVYAYKSCDSCRKAVRWLKDKGIGFEEIPIRETPPTRTELKTMLKAYGGDLRRLFNTAGGDYRSLGLKDRIATMTEDEAFSLLEGNGNLVKRPFAVGKGVALVGFRPDDWEKALA
- a CDS encoding PPC domain-containing protein, whose protein sequence is MIRRLLHGLATAMLGVSAAFGSFTPELSIITPRGGQIGTEVKVRLHGKRLDQPQELLFQSPGIECLGFELGEGDKEKPLFARLRIAPDARLGEHLMRLRTTGGVSYLRSFWVGPYPTVGEAEPNDDFDSPQTVAINSTVEGVAKTEDEDWYKVSLKKGQRISVEAEAMRLGTAFFDVYVAVLDPKVFELASCDDAALLRTDAFVSVVVPEDGDYRVVVREAAYEGTDGSRYRVHIGDFPRPSAVFPPAAKPGETREFRFIDGKTGMETKRSVTIPPDAAGHFPIYAETEGKRSTSPNWIGISNLESIEEQEPNDGSKEANTAPAAPCAIHGILSKKSDVDWFRFTAKKDENLEIRVIGRELRSPIDSVLILRDASGKGLANNDDQGGLDSILPWKCPADGEYLLNVRDKLMRSGPDFVYRVEINKRTPAISASFPTAERNNTQARKMICVPRGNLYATPVNITRKNLGCDVRFEALSLPAGVTMEVPPVPRSLNNFPLLFRAAADAPVEGGYHQFRIHATGEKIPQVSGPLNEQIHHIDINNQGAYHSSDSEQVAVAVIEEAPFHIRVETPPAPIVPRGTIRLKVRADRGEGFNQKITLRMLWKPPGIGAQDTVAMEGDKSEATYEINATPEAPAGEWKICILGEAETPKGPVIVSSEFVVLRVAEPWLTASIDLGATEQGRDTAVVCKLEQSREFEGTATAELVGLPHGTSTAPLEFQKGVESLTFPVTVAPDAAVGKHSGLFLRIRIPDGGGEVLHQCAQGGTLRIDKPRPAAPEKKDEPKKEAPKPVTEAPKVEKPLSRLEQLRKQANAE